The nucleotide window CCTAAGGAGGCATGCTCTTTTTGAAGCGAAGTTATCGCATCAGTTGCGATGCCTTCTTCTTTTTGCAACACCATCGCAGCAGCAAGATGTTGTTGCACCACTGTTTCAGACGCAATAAAACCGTCTACGTATTTGGTAAACTGATCCGCGTTATTGCCGCGGATCAGGATATTTTTCCATTCCTGCACCTGGGTTTTAAAATTAATCGCCGCCGATTGAATTTCCACCAAAATTTCAGAACGTCGTTTACTGTGGGTAGCAGTCTCATCTACCACGACATTAAATGAACGAATTTGCAAATAAGCAGTGAGTCCGAGCGTAGATAATCCCAGCACAATCAGACTGCTGAGTAATAAGATTTTGGCTTTTAAGGTGAGGCTGCTGAACATGTTTATTCCTTCATTTTTTTAGGAATTGTTTAAGAAATTATTGCAGCTGAGCCTCAACCAAATGCGCCAGCTCGCGGATAGAAAGTGCATTGTTTGCATCCAGCAATACCACAAACTCATCCTCACGCTTGGCAATACCCTGAATAAAATCAGCGCGGATATTCGCACCAAATGATGGCGCATCCTCGATATTCTCATCGTTCATTTCAATCACTTCACTGACTGAATCGGCCAACAAACCAAGCACATGGTTTTGCTCATTGTTTTGCAGCTCAACCACGATAATACAAGTGCGCTTTTGAACTTCGATGGGCTTGCGCCCAAGGCGCACAGCCAGATCAATTACCGGAACAACTTCACCCCGCAAATTAATCACACCACGCAAAAAATTGGGCATCAAAGGTACTTCGGTGATCCCGCTATACTCGATAATCTCTCTGGTTTGCGACAACTCAAGCCCATAGTTTTCATTGCCAATCCGGAAGGTGAGATACTGCTTTATCACTTCAACAACATGGCTCTTTTTTTGTTTGCTTAGCTGATTCATTACTCTTGCTCCTGCACATTTACTGCAAAGGCAGTGTTGCGTAAATGTTCGCGATTAATCGCAAACCCGATTAACTGTTGGATATCCAAAATCAACGCAACAGCACCTGTACCTAACAGACTTGACCCACCAATTCCTTTAAGCGCCTGAAAAATTGGCCCCATCGGTTTTACTACGGTTTGTATTTCACCGTGCAAATCATCCACAACAATGCCCGCACGCTTTTCACCAAACTGAACAACAACAATTTTTTCGCGAGAATGATCTTTCGGTTGTAGCGAAAAAATTTCACGCAAGCGGATATAAGGAACCTGTTCACCACGCAAATTGACGCAGTTTTGGCCTTTCACATGCATGAGCGAATCCAGATCAACGCACTCAAGGATAGTATTTTGCGGAACAATAAAATCGATGTGCCCTGCTGTTACATGGAAGCCATCAATAATCGCCAGTGTCAGCGGCAAGCGAATACTAAAACTGGTTCCCACCGTCAGCTCACTTTCAATTTCAATACCGCCTTGTAACTCCTCGATATTGCGCTTGACCACATCCATGCCCACGCCGCGCCCGGACAAATTTGTCACTTGCTCTGCGGTTGATAGCCCTGGATGGAAAATTAACTGAAATAATTCCTGACGGGATAAATGAACTCCTTCTTCCAGGATTCCATTGTTAATAGCTTTTTTGCGAATTTTCTCTACATCAAGCCCACCGCCATCATCGTGAATACCAATAACAATATTCCCGGCATCATGACGCGCTGTCAGTTTGATGGTGCCCGTGCCCGATTTGCCGCGCGATTCACGCACAGCAACAGATTCGATCCCGTGATCCATTGCATTGCGCACAATGTGCATCAAAGGATCATTGAGTTTCTCCACCATCGAACGATCCAACTCCGTTTCCGCTCCTTCAATTTCCAACTCAATTTCTTTCCCGATGGATTTGGCGGTATCACGCACAACGCGTTTGAATTTTTGGAAGGTATCGCCAATGGGCACCATGCGCAGGGTCAGAGCTGCATCGCGGATCGCTTCGGTAAAGTTCCCCATTGAGGTCACTGCCTCAATCAACGTGGCATTACCTAATTTTGATGCAAGTAAATCGACACGTTGGCGGTTGATAACCAACTCGCCGATGAGATTAATCAAGGTATCAAGACGCTCTGCATCAACACGGATAAAACGGTTTTCGGAGCTGGTTTTTTTCTCGGCAATTTTCTTTTGCTTATCGAGCGCAGCATGCACAATTTCTGGCGCGACTGACTGCTCTTCAATCAGGATGTCACCCAACATACCCACTGCACCGGTTGATTTGGCCTGCTGCTTTTGTGTAGCCAAGGCCGCTTCCAGTTCCGGATAAGTAATCGCATGGCTTTTTACTAAAATCTCACCGAGCCGCTGGGTATTTTCCGGCAGGGATTTGATCAAATTAACGTAGGCTTCGATATTGCTGCGCGGCGGAATGATATTGATCTGGGATTCATCGCGCACAAACATGAAGGCATCTTCAATTTGCTGCTGCGTAGCATCACTCACCAGAGTAATTTCAAAACCCAAATACAATTGCTCGGGATCAAACTCATTAAATGCGGGCAAATGATCCGTCAGGGTGGTGATGTGTGTAATCTCACCCAGCGAACCTAAAAAGCGCATGATCGACAAAGGGTCCATACCATTGCGCAATAAATCTGCACCCAAGCGCACAGAAATATGCCATGCATCATGATTATGGCTTCCACTTTGTACCGCCGTGCCACCGGTGGATGTCGCTGGCGTTTTTGCAGTTGGTATCGCAACAGGCTCGGTGCTTTCCGGGCGAGCCTCCAACCAAGGCGTTAATGAATCCAACAATGCTTTGCCATGAGCAAGGCACTCTTCATCATTTTCATTTTCATGCATTGCATGCTCGACGAGTGTGGCAATGTGATCACGGCACGGCAGTAAAATACTCAGCAGATCGCCACTGATAGTAATTTTTCCATCGCGCGCACGGTCCAACACGTTTTCCACGATGTGCGTAAAGCTCACAATATCATTCAGCCCAAACAACCCTGCAGAGCCTTTGATTGTGTGCGCAGCACGGAAAATTTCGTTGATGGTTTCCATGTCATGATCGCCATCATCCAGACGCAAAAGTGCCGCCTCCATGGAGTTGAGTAAATCCTCGGCTTCGGCAAAGAAAGTCTGTAATGCACCGTCGAGATTCATAGTGTGATTCCTTATGATTCCATGGCAAATTGGGATTGCACATCAAGCGCGGTCAGCACTGACTCCACTGACTCGTTGCTTTTGGCAATAAACACTGAGCGATGCACTGAATTGAAAAACTTCTTCATAAACAATAAAAGTTGGACACCGGCTGTATCCAACTCAGTTACGCCTTCCAGATTCAAGGCGATTTTATCGGCCAGTTTTTCGTAATCGGCAAAAATTTCATCCTTCACTTGGGCAACGTAGTAAATCGTAAAATCCCCTTCAAATATTAGGGTCGATGTGTCCTTGCTTTTTTTGCGCGAAATATTCATGGCTTTTTCCTGTAAAAAAATGTCCGGTTAGATCAGCATGGAAACTGCTTGCAGCATTTGCTCAGGGCGGAACGGTTTTACAATCCAGGCTTTAGCACCTGCAGCCTGGCCTTCGCGCTTTTTCTCTTCTGCACCTTCTGTGGTTAACATAATCACCGGCGTAAATTTGTAATTCGCTTTGGCTTTCATTTCTTTCAAAAAAGTAATCCCATCCATGTTGGGCATGTTCACATCAGAGATCACCAGATTAATTTTTTGGCCATCCAATTTGGTTAATGCATCCTTCCCATCGCAGGCCTCAACCACGGTATATCCGGCACCGCGCAAGGCGATACCTACCACTTGCCGAACACTGGCCGAGTCATCAACTACAAGAATTACTTTGGACATTCATTACTCCTAGAAGAACGTGATTTCTGAATTGTTTGAGCCCTGAACCTGCGTGCTGCTCCCGCGATGCACGTCAACTTGTTCGAGGGTGGTGTAGGTTTTTTGTAACGAGCGCAACCATTCGTTGATATCGATTTTGTTGACTTGCTCGCCGTGGCGTAGACGGGTTTCATGGTCGGCAACAGCACCTACCAGTTTTTCCATATCATCAATCACATGACCGAGAATTTGGCTAACACGATCCTGAAATTGCAAATTCACCAGCACTTCTTCAACGCTGTTCTGCACCGCAGCACTTTCCTGCTCAAGAATATGAGCCGATTGCAAAATACTTTCACTGGAGCTTTGAAATTGTTCCAACACTTGTGAGATAGACGTTTCTGATTTGGCAAGGCGGGTGTTGTCTTCTGCTGCATATTCTGCGGTTCTGTCCAGCGTGGTTTGCAACGCAGAATTAACCTGCTCAATGCGGCGACCAATTCGCGCACCGGTTTCACCGGAGCGGGTTGATAAGGTGCGCACCTCATCTGCAACCACGGCAAAGCCACGGCCATATTCACCTGCGCGCGCAGCTTCAATTGCGGCATTCAGCGCAAGCAAATTCGTTTGCGATGCAATGCCCGCTACTTCTGCGCTCATACCGCTGAGCTCAACCGTAATTTTGGATAAACCGGAAATTTCTTTTAGCAACTCATCGCGCTGATCAATTGCCTGGCGCAAGGTATGGGTAATCTGGCTGAGTTCACTGTTTGCAAAATGAATGACGCCACCCAACCCTGTATCGCCTTTCATGCTGCTAGCGGTGGAGGCAGAACTGGCTACCGCTGCCTGTAGTCGATGATGTATTTCGGAAAATCGTCCAACCAGTTCGGTGATGCTGGTTTCCAATTGGTTGCGCGCTAACTCAGTCTGGCGCTGCCATAAGGGCAGGATTTCTTTTAACAGTTTTTGGTAGTTCTCCACCAATGGCCGATACATTTGCACAATCTGCTGGTTTGCTTCTGCTTGCTGCAAAGCAAGCTGCGCATCCTGTGCACGTTTGGCTTCACTGGATATCTGCATAATCGCAAAACCCGCTGCCGCCAGCACTGCCAACAATAACAATCCTTTCCAAACGAAACCGAGTTGGACAAGTGCAAGTAACAGCAACCCAATCAATCCCAGAAGCGCAACAGCTCCCAGTACCATCGCCTGCGCAAAACCATTCTGGCGAGAAAGAGGTATAAACAGAAAAGGAGGCGTAGCGCGGGGAGCGCTCCCGCTCAGGTGGTTGCTATTCATGGGTCTCATCCGTCAAATTCGATAGCAAATCCGCAGGTCGCTTATGATAAAAATCCCTGCGCACTTTGCTCTTATAGTGGGTTAACTAGGTATAGACGGGGTTTATTAGGGTGTCAAAGCAGGCTGCCTGAGTGAATTTACTCAGGAGTAAATCGCTCTTAAAAGCGCCCAAAAAACAAAACCCCCGTTGGCATTCACCAACGGGGGTTATGGAGTACAGCAGCGACGGGAATCGAATCAACCCGTATTGCGCATACCTGCCGCAATACCTGCCATGGTCACTTTCAGTGCACGCTCCAGGTCGGGGCTAATAGTTTCACTGCTGCGGTAGCGCTTGAGCAGCTCTGCTTGTAAATAGTTGAGCGGATCGACGTAAGGCTTGCGCACTTCCAATGACTGACGCAGCATCGGGTCATCGGCCAGCAACGTGTCTTGCTTTTTCATTTTATTGATCAAACCTTCCAACGCTTTCAAATCGCCACGCAGCTCTTGCCCCAAACCGCGATACTCCACCGGCACCAATTGCTGCTCGTAGTAGGTGCAGATAGGGCCGTCAGCTTTACCAATCACCATTTCCAACAGATCGAGAAAGCTGGAGAAGAATGGCCAGTTGCTGACCATGTCATCCAACAATGCAGGCTCGTTTTGCAGTGCATATTCAAACGCCTGACGGGTACCTAACCATGCTGGCAGGTTCAAGCGGACTTGCGTCCAGGCGAATACCCACGGAATCGCGCGCAAGCTTTCGACACCACCGGTCGATTTACGCTTGGCAGGACGGCTCCCCAGCGCCAACAAACTCAATTCCTGCTCAGGCGTCAGGTTGCGGAAGTAAGGAACAAAATCTTTGTGGCCACGAACAACACTGCGATACGCCTCAAGACTTGCCTTACCCATGCGCTCAATCAGATCACGCCACTCTTGCTTGGGCGACGCGTTAGGTGCCATGGTCGCACGCAGGGTCGCCACTACATAAGATGACAAACTGCTGAAAGCAACGCGCGGCAAGCCAAACTTGTAACGGATCATCTCGCCTTGTTCAGTCACGCGGATACGGCCTTTAACAGAGCCCGGTGGCTGCGATGCCATCGCCTTCTCTACGGGGCCACCACCGCGGCCAACGGTGCCGCCACGGCCATGGAACAGCACCAACGACACACCGTATTTATCGGCCAGCGCTACCAGTTTTTCTTGCGCCTTATATTGCGCCCAAGTCGCTGCGATCTTGCCGGCATCTTTGGCGGAGTCGGAGTAACCAATCATGACTGTCTGCTGATGTGCAGAATACTGCTGATACCACTCCAGATCCCACAAACGCTCCATCACGATGGGCGCACGATCCAGATCATCAAGGGTTTCAAATAGAGGAACAATCGGCATATTCCAGGTCATGCCGCACTCTTTTAACAAGAGCGCAACGGCCAACACATCTGACGGTTGCTGCGCCATGGAAATAATGTAGTGAGAGAGAATTTCACGTGGTTCTTGCGCGACGATACGGCAAGTTGCCAGCACCTCAGCGGTTTCATCGCTCATTGGCCATACGGCTGGCAATAACGGGCGCTTGCTGTTCAGCGACTCCAACAGGAAGGCTTGACGCTCTTCTTCCGACCAGGCGCGGTAATCACCCAAGCCGAGGTATTGCACCAGCTCATCAATTGCTTGTACGTGGCGATCGCCATCCTGACGGATATCCAACGGCACCAGATTGATGCCGAAGCAGTGAATACGGCGAATAGTATCAACCAGCGGGCCGTTGGCGATGTGTGGCAAACCGACATCATGCAGTGAGCGGAAGCACAGCATCAGCGGGGACAACAGGTCTTCGCGGCTGGTGATCAGGTCGGTCGGCACTTCCACCGCACGGCCTTGCAAGCGCGCTTCAGCCCACTCAAGAGTGGATTGAATACGGCGGCGCAGGTCAAACATGACATCGCGGTACGGCGTTGCGCTGTCAGGATACAGCGCGCGCAGCTCGTCGCTCGCCTCGCTCATACTCAAATCGCCACCCAGGCTATAGATGTCGCGCGAGTAAAGCTCAGCCGCCATCCAGCGACCAAGCAACAATACTTCACGGGTAATTTTGTGCGTTACATTCGGGTTGCCGTCGCGGTCGCCGCCCATCCAGGAATAAAACTTGATGGGGCGGATATCCACTGGCAGCGAGCCGCCCAGATGGCGTGAGCACATGCGATCCAGATGGCGAATGAAATCCGGCACGGCTTGCCACAGGCTGTTTTCGATAACCGCAAAGCCCCATTTGGCTTCATCGACTGCAGTTGGGCGTGTCGTACGGATTTCATCCGTCGCCCAGATTTCCTCTACCAAGCGATGCAAACGTCCACGCAGCTTGTCTTGTTCAAAGGCCAGCAGGCTTCCGTTCTGGCGGTCGGCGAGAGTGTCTACAATCTGGTCGTATTTGCGAATAAGGGTACGGCGGGTAACTTCAGTGGGGTGCGCAGTGAGCACCAATTCAATACGCAACTTGTTGATGACTTCGTTCAGTGCATCTTTCCCATGCTCTTTGGCAAATTCCAGAATCATGGTTTGCAAGCTGTCTTCGCGCTCGGCTTCGGCGCTGGAAAAGTATTCCTGATCGGCGATATTCGCCAGGTTCAGGAATTGGTTGAATGCACGCACGATGGGCAGAATATCTCGGTCGTCCAGGCTGCTCAGCATGGCAACCAGCGGGGCTGAATCACCGTTTTCCGCTTTGGTGATGGCCTTTCCCAGTTTGCGAATACCTTCTACCTTGGCAAACAGCTCTTCACCCTCGTGGGCATGGATGGTTTCACCTAGGAGCTCCCCCAGCAGGCGGACGTTTTCGCGCAGGGTTTCAGGCAGCTTTAACATTGGGTATCTCCAACAAATCGAGGGATTAAAAAACGTACAAGCGAATCACCAAAAGAGGGCGGCATTCTACGCCATCGGCCAAAGTAAGGGTAGAAACTGGCACGTTGATCCGTGTCTAACCGTTGCTTTGTCCGCGAAATTCACTGTATTAGGATTATTCAGGCTTTTTAGCGGCCGCGCAGATTACAAAGGTGCACGCACCTATGCAAGTGCACCAAGGCAATGCAGCTGCTCAGGGTTGATAAAAAACGTAAATTTAACGCCATTTATCCAAGAACTCGCACAAACCATGCAACCAAGCCAGATTTCTGGCGCTGCGCCTAAAACCACCTTGCGGTGATCTCTCCAGCGATACGCACCAACTACAGGTCGAGCAAATACTGTGCCTGCCCCAGACTCTTTGAAAATATCCACAGAAGCTGTGAATAACTCTGTGGATGCCACTGTAGTAACCCATCCCGTCCCAGAAGCGGCCTGCCCTATCCGCCACTGTTCATTTCATGGACGCACGACTCACCAGATACCAATCACATCCGAATCCAACTCAAACAGGCGCAGTGTGAATTCAATCACCTGATGTGGCACTTAAATTTTCATCAGGACAGATTTGATATTTCCCTACCTAAAGTCGAACGCAAAAACACCAGATTGGCGAAAAGTCAGACTAGCGTTTTAAATCCAGCATCATAGACTCGCTTTTGGATAAAAATTTCACTCACAGAGTGTTCCCGATTTTTATTTTGGGAAATTTTTATCTACGCAACTATTTCATGCTTTGTTCATGCTTCAAGCAGTTCTAGTTCATGCGTTTTTAATCAACACATCCAGTATCAACCTTGATATTTAATGGAGACCAAAAGTGAAAAAGAAAATAATGAACAATCGACCTGTAGTATCACGACTCAAATCACTTAATGCATTGGGTTTTTCTGCAATTGTCAGCGTAGCAACACTGCTGAGTGCAGTTGATGTTAGCGCACACGGTTATGTGTCTAGCCCAAAAAGCCGCGCATTTCTGTGTACATCAGCGCAAGGGGGCGGAAGCTCACCTGCGTGTGTTGCAGCCGCTGCAGCAGGAAACTCCAGCCAGTATGAACCGCAATCTATTGGTATCGGCGGTGCCAACGACAATCACCAAAGCCTGATTCCCGATGGAAAATTGTGTAGCGCAAATATTGGCAGCATGAACGGTTTAAACCTCGCCCGTGGCGATTGGGGTGCAACAACCGTTAGTGCAGGTACACGTGCATTTGTGTGGACCAATACCGCACAACACAAAACCAAATATTTCCGCTATTACATTACCAAGCAAGGCTTTAACCCGGCGACAACCGCATTGAAGTGGTCGGATTTGGAGCAGATATATCAATCAGGCCCTGCTGATCGCGAAGCGACATCTACCCACATGGTCAATCTGCCAGCACGTACTGGCCGTCACATTGTGTACAGCATTTGGCAGCGCGATCCTGTGACCGATGCGCCGGAAGCTTTCTATCAATGTATCGATGTTGTTTACGGCACCTCGAATAGCTCAGTGCCACCGGCATCATCGTCTGCACCATCTTCTGTTGCGGTAACCAGCTCATCAACTGGAACCACTTCCAGTATTTCCAGCAACACTTGCGCAGGTTTGCCAGCGTGGAATGCCACCACGGTGTACAACAAACCACAACAAGTGCAACGTAACAACAAGCGTTACCAAGCCAACTATTGGACACAAGGCAACGACCCAGCACTCACCTCTGGCCAATACAACTACTGGCTGGATCTGGGCGCGTGTAACGAAGGTGCCAGCTCTTCTGTTGCATCATCGGTTGTTGTGGCAAGCAGCTCACGCTCGTCAGTGGCTTCATCAGTTTCAACTGGTAGCTGCACATCACCGGCTTATGTGAACGGCGCAACCTATGCAACCGGCGCTAAAGTAGTTAACGGTGGCAGTGAGTATCAATGCACCGTTGGTGGCTGGTGCTCACAAGGCGGCGCATATGCACCGGGAACTGGCTGGGCATGGACTAATGCGTGGTCATTAGTGCGTAGCTGTCAATAAACCGCTTGACGATCAAGCGAGTTAACGAGAAACGGCAACTTCGGTTGCCGTTTTTTTGAAGCGATTTATTTCACCGCCATCGACATCACCACACTCGGGTAATTGGTAAACGGCCGCCAATCGCAATTACCAACCTTTTCATAACCCCAAGATTTATACATTTGTATCAGCTGCATTGCAGACTCAGCAGTATCCAGCGCGACTGTTGCAACACCCATTTCCTTTAACAAAGCCAAACCGCGCGCATGAATCGCCTTGCCAATACCCTTGCCCTTGTAGTGCGGCGACACACCAAATTGCGCCACTGTCCATACCGAAGGACTGCGATACAACTCAACTGGTGACTCTGGCTGCGGACGACGAAATAAACAGGTTCCGACATATTCATCTTGATGTAATGCAACCAGGCAAATACCCATCGCGATCCGCCTTTTAGTGTCGTCAACCGTTTGGTGAGTTGCCCAATATTTCAACCCCGATGCCGCATGGGATGAATATGCAGAACGAATCAACTCCGTTAGTTTTTCTATATCGTCTGAATCTTGAATTTCGCGAATCATTAATTCCATTTATAACTCCTGCTACCTCTTAATCGATACAACACCTTTAATTCATATTAATGAGCTCTACATTACCCTGTGTACAAAAACTTGCCTAGCCTTGGGACGACGCCTACCATGGTTCAAAAAGCCGGAAGATAGGTATATGCCTCATATTGTAATTTTGGAAGATGAACCTTCAATTGCGGAAAGCCTTGTCTTTGTCTTGCAAGCGGAGAGTTTTACAACACATTGGGAAACGCTGGCCGGTAAGGCAATTGATTATCTAAAAAATACACCTGTCGATTTGGTGATAATGGATGTCGGCCTTCCGGATATGACCGGCTTTGAAGCGTGTAAGCAGTTGCGCAAATTTTCAGAAGTGCCGGTGATTTTTTTAACCGCGCGCGGCGCGGAACTTGACCGGGTAGTCGGGCTGGAAATTGGCGCAGATGATTATGTGGTTAAACCCTTTAGCCCGCGCGAATTAGCCGCGCGAGTCAAAGCCATTCTCAAACGCACGCGCGCTACTGCAATATCTGAAACTGTCATTCGTACTTCTGACCCTCGTACTCTTGACCCTCATACAAAGAAAGACCTCGTTAATACGGCGATCACCACATCAACGCAGGCCGATGAATTTTTGATTGATGATGTGCGTAAACAAATTTTCTATCACCAGCAGCCATTAACACTGACACGACTGGAATTTTCGCTACTGCAAACATTGGTCAGCCAACCAGGACGCGTGTTTAGCCGCGAGCAATTATTGGATGCTGTCGGCGTAAGTGCCGATGCCGGTTATGACCGTACCATCGATGGCCATATAAAAACCTTGCGCACCAAGTTACGTGCTATTGCACCCGATGCTGAACCGATTAAAACCCAGCGCGGTTTTGGTTACGCCTACCAGCCGCTTTCACATTAACTTGAGTAATAAACTCCGGTGCGATTTTAAAAAGGAAATCCGATGAGCCTGAGCTTGCGAATATTTATTGTGTATCTGCTGTTTGTCGCACTGTGCAGTTATTTTGTGTTGCGCACGGTGATGGATGAAATACGCCCCGGCGTTCGCCAAACAACAGAAGAAACCTTAGTGGATACCGCGAATTTACTCGCCGAATTTTTACGCGAACCGCTGCTCAATCACCAACTGCAATCGCCTTCAATTCGCGCCATATTGCTCGCCTACGGCCAGCGCCAACCTAACGCCAGTATTTGGGGCGTTAATAAATCACAAGTGAATCACCGCATTTATGTGACCGACAATAAAGGGATTGTATTGCTTGACTCCAGCGGGATAGCCGAAGGGCAAGATTATTCACGCTGGAATGATGTATATCTTACGCTGCAAGGAAAATACGGCGCGCGTTCATCGCTGGAAATACAAGGCGATGAAAGCTCCAGCATTATGTATGTGGCAGCTCCCATCGTTCATGAAAAAAAGATTATTGGTGTTGTCTCAGTCGCAAAACCCAACCGCACCGTACAACCGTTTATTGACCGCACCCAACAGCGGCTGGGTTTACTGGGTGCAGGTTTGATTTTGCTCGGGTTGATTTCCGGTGCGCTATTTTCGTGGTGGTTTAGCCGCGAGCTGCGCCGCTTGCGCGAATATGCGTTGAAAGTCAGCCAAGGGCAGCGCGCGGTGTTGGCTCCGGGGTTAATCAATAGTGGCGAGCTGGGGCAATTAGCGCAAGCGCTGGAATCCATGCGCAAGCAGCTGGATGGCAAAGCCTATATCGAACACTACATCCAAACTTTAACGCATGAATTAAAAAGCCCACTCGCGGGGATTCGCGCAGCGAGTGAATTATTACAATCACCGATGAGCGAAGAACAGCGGAAAAAATTTATCGGCAATATCGATACCGAAAGCCTGCGTTTACAACAACTCATTGAACGCTTACTCAATCTAGCGATGGTTGAGCAACAGCAAAAGTTGCACGACCCGCA belongs to Cellvibrio sp. pealriver and includes:
- a CDS encoding chemotaxis protein CheW, with protein sequence MNQLSKQKKSHVVEVIKQYLTFRIGNENYGLELSQTREIIEYSGITEVPLMPNFLRGVINLRGEVVPVIDLAVRLGRKPIEVQKRTCIIVVELQNNEQNHVLGLLADSVSEVIEMNDENIEDAPSFGANIRADFIQGIAKREDEFVVLLDANNALSIRELAHLVEAQLQ
- a CDS encoding chemotaxis protein CheA, coding for MNLDGALQTFFAEAEDLLNSMEAALLRLDDGDHDMETINEIFRAAHTIKGSAGLFGLNDIVSFTHIVENVLDRARDGKITISGDLLSILLPCRDHIATLVEHAMHENENDEECLAHGKALLDSLTPWLEARPESTEPVAIPTAKTPATSTGGTAVQSGSHNHDAWHISVRLGADLLRNGMDPLSIMRFLGSLGEITHITTLTDHLPAFNEFDPEQLYLGFEITLVSDATQQQIEDAFMFVRDESQINIIPPRSNIEAYVNLIKSLPENTQRLGEILVKSHAITYPELEAALATQKQQAKSTGAVGMLGDILIEEQSVAPEIVHAALDKQKKIAEKKTSSENRFIRVDAERLDTLINLIGELVINRQRVDLLASKLGNATLIEAVTSMGNFTEAIRDAALTLRMVPIGDTFQKFKRVVRDTAKSIGKEIELEIEGAETELDRSMVEKLNDPLMHIVRNAMDHGIESVAVRESRGKSGTGTIKLTARHDAGNIVIGIHDDGGGLDVEKIRKKAINNGILEEGVHLSRQELFQLIFHPGLSTAEQVTNLSGRGVGMDVVKRNIEELQGGIEIESELTVGTSFSIRLPLTLAIIDGFHVTAGHIDFIVPQNTILECVDLDSLMHVKGQNCVNLRGEQVPYIRLREIFSLQPKDHSREKIVVVQFGEKRAGIVVDDLHGEIQTVVKPMGPIFQALKGIGGSSLLGTGAVALILDIQQLIGFAINREHLRNTAFAVNVQEQE
- a CDS encoding lipid asymmetry maintenance protein MlaB — protein: MNISRKKSKDTSTLIFEGDFTIYYVAQVKDEIFADYEKLADKIALNLEGVTELDTAGVQLLLFMKKFFNSVHRSVFIAKSNESVESVLTALDVQSQFAMES
- a CDS encoding response regulator, with product MSKVILVVDDSASVRQVVGIALRGAGYTVVEACDGKDALTKLDGQKINLVISDVNMPNMDGITFLKEMKAKANYKFTPVIMLTTEGAEEKKREGQAAGAKAWIVKPFRPEQMLQAVSMLI
- a CDS encoding methyl-accepting chemotaxis protein: MNSNHLSGSAPRATPPFLFIPLSRQNGFAQAMVLGAVALLGLIGLLLLALVQLGFVWKGLLLLAVLAAAGFAIMQISSEAKRAQDAQLALQQAEANQQIVQMYRPLVENYQKLLKEILPLWQRQTELARNQLETSITELVGRFSEIHHRLQAAVASSASTASSMKGDTGLGGVIHFANSELSQITHTLRQAIDQRDELLKEISGLSKITVELSGMSAEVAGIASQTNLLALNAAIEAARAGEYGRGFAVVADEVRTLSTRSGETGARIGRRIEQVNSALQTTLDRTAEYAAEDNTRLAKSETSISQVLEQFQSSSESILQSAHILEQESAAVQNSVEEVLVNLQFQDRVSQILGHVIDDMEKLVGAVADHETRLRHGEQVNKIDINEWLRSLQKTYTTLEQVDVHRGSSTQVQGSNNSEITFF
- the ppc gene encoding phosphoenolpyruvate carboxylase gives rise to the protein MLKLPETLRENVRLLGELLGETIHAHEGEELFAKVEGIRKLGKAITKAENGDSAPLVAMLSSLDDRDILPIVRAFNQFLNLANIADQEYFSSAEAEREDSLQTMILEFAKEHGKDALNEVINKLRIELVLTAHPTEVTRRTLIRKYDQIVDTLADRQNGSLLAFEQDKLRGRLHRLVEEIWATDEIRTTRPTAVDEAKWGFAVIENSLWQAVPDFIRHLDRMCSRHLGGSLPVDIRPIKFYSWMGGDRDGNPNVTHKITREVLLLGRWMAAELYSRDIYSLGGDLSMSEASDELRALYPDSATPYRDVMFDLRRRIQSTLEWAEARLQGRAVEVPTDLITSREDLLSPLMLCFRSLHDVGLPHIANGPLVDTIRRIHCFGINLVPLDIRQDGDRHVQAIDELVQYLGLGDYRAWSEEERQAFLLESLNSKRPLLPAVWPMSDETAEVLATCRIVAQEPREILSHYIISMAQQPSDVLAVALLLKECGMTWNMPIVPLFETLDDLDRAPIVMERLWDLEWYQQYSAHQQTVMIGYSDSAKDAGKIAATWAQYKAQEKLVALADKYGVSLVLFHGRGGTVGRGGGPVEKAMASQPPGSVKGRIRVTEQGEMIRYKFGLPRVAFSSLSSYVVATLRATMAPNASPKQEWRDLIERMGKASLEAYRSVVRGHKDFVPYFRNLTPEQELSLLALGSRPAKRKSTGGVESLRAIPWVFAWTQVRLNLPAWLGTRQAFEYALQNEPALLDDMVSNWPFFSSFLDLLEMVIGKADGPICTYYEQQLVPVEYRGLGQELRGDLKALEGLINKMKKQDTLLADDPMLRQSLEVRKPYVDPLNYLQAELLKRYRSSETISPDLERALKVTMAGIAAGMRNTG
- a CDS encoding lytic polysaccharide monooxygenase, with translation MKKKIMNNRPVVSRLKSLNALGFSAIVSVATLLSAVDVSAHGYVSSPKSRAFLCTSAQGGGSSPACVAAAAAGNSSQYEPQSIGIGGANDNHQSLIPDGKLCSANIGSMNGLNLARGDWGATTVSAGTRAFVWTNTAQHKTKYFRYYITKQGFNPATTALKWSDLEQIYQSGPADREATSTHMVNLPARTGRHIVYSIWQRDPVTDAPEAFYQCIDVVYGTSNSSVPPASSSAPSSVAVTSSSTGTTSSISSNTCAGLPAWNATTVYNKPQQVQRNNKRYQANYWTQGNDPALTSGQYNYWLDLGACNEGASSSVASSVVVASSSRSSVASSVSTGSCTSPAYVNGATYATGAKVVNGGSEYQCTVGGWCSQGGAYAPGTGWAWTNAWSLVRSCQ
- a CDS encoding GNAT family N-acetyltransferase; translated protein: MELMIREIQDSDDIEKLTELIRSAYSSHAASGLKYWATHQTVDDTKRRIAMGICLVALHQDEYVGTCLFRRPQPESPVELYRSPSVWTVAQFGVSPHYKGKGIGKAIHARGLALLKEMGVATVALDTAESAMQLIQMYKSWGYEKVGNCDWRPFTNYPSVVMSMAVK